A part of Bacteroidota bacterium genomic DNA contains:
- a CDS encoding SGNH/GDSL hydrolase family protein, whose product MLAFQPHSGNTTGAVPASIRYLALGDSYTIGESVSEAERWPMLLRDRLQATGIEVEWYKIIARTGWKTKDLKEAIAASTVDADYDLVSLCIGVNDFFQGRGIDEYKQRFQGLLETAIRLAKGRKERVFVVSIPDYSYTPLYKDHHESISRGIDDFNTIAKRVSIASGVQFIDITPISRKGLEDPSLVAGDGLHPSGKQYSAWVKLMEPIVLEMLGR is encoded by the coding sequence ATGTTGGCTTTTCAACCCCATTCGGGAAATACCACCGGTGCGGTACCGGCTTCCATCCGCTACCTGGCTTTGGGGGATTCCTATACGATTGGCGAATCCGTTTCTGAGGCTGAACGTTGGCCGATGCTGCTGCGCGATCGCCTCCAAGCGACCGGCATTGAAGTCGAATGGTACAAAATCATCGCCCGGACCGGTTGGAAAACCAAGGATTTGAAAGAAGCCATCGCCGCCTCCACGGTCGATGCCGACTATGACCTCGTGAGCCTTTGTATCGGCGTTAATGACTTTTTCCAGGGCCGTGGCATCGATGAATACAAACAAAGGTTTCAGGGTTTGCTCGAGACCGCCATCCGACTGGCCAAAGGGCGCAAGGAGCGGGTATTCGTGGTTTCCATTCCCGATTATTCCTACACACCGCTCTACAAGGACCACCACGAATCCATCAGCCGCGGCATCGACGACTTTAATACGATCGCCAAACGCGTGAGCATTGCCTCTGGGGTCCAATTCATCGATATCACGCCAATTTCCCGCAAAGGACTGGAAGACCCATCATTGGTCGCCGGTGATGGTTTACATCCTTCGGGGAAACAATATTCTGCTTGGGTAAAATTGATGGAGCCGATCGTTTTGGAAATGCTTGGCCGATGA
- a CDS encoding T9SS type A sorting domain-containing protein, protein MKKLLYTVLLLLIVVVVKGQNSYTITSIPFNPDPFSSGTSANVAYDDMYGSVVPLPFSFCFYDAPYNFIVIGSNGIVTFDTTVANSYCPWPINTPVPNVDMTNKSIMAPIQDLNPSFGGTIKYDLQGVAPYRRFIISYFEVPMFSCSTMLFSEQIILYETSNIIETHIMNKPLCSTWNGGAAVQGIQIDSLIGFVVPGRNHPSQWTAINDGFRFQPVGNCAGPVPSDSVSGKVFVDYNNNCLQDPNEFPIQNRAVLANNGQFYGWSNGTGHYAIGMVPGNYTISEYVTGPYFASNCVPGGAYNVTVSGNTYNNADFADSVAVICSDIMVDVGTGPMRRCGTSYAGITYCNNGNYPDSNVVINLFLNDSLTIDTTSMPYTTTGINAYQFAIGTLMPGQCGNIQLVLNVGCDSAGTEYCLSAQIVGTYATDCDPMNNSGSECQVLVAACDPNEKRVAAQNGHGYVFQDDIDANDELTYQISFQNLGTSYAEDVVIRDTLDDTRLRLETFQAGAGSAPYNYVLIGNVVIFRFENIMLPAASVNEPGSHGFVKFSIQQEQGHLPGTVIQNDAAIYFDFEAPVFTNQTVNTIPLNSAVTIGMQDVAQIYPNPGKDQLIVQRMIDQEMEFVLYDLAGKEVRRATLNSMRTSVNTADLNAGVYLYRLQSNGQLLEAGKWMKQ, encoded by the coding sequence ATGAAGAAGCTACTTTACACAGTCCTTTTGCTTTTGATTGTTGTGGTTGTGAAAGGCCAAAATTCCTACACGATTACATCGATCCCGTTTAATCCAGATCCGTTTTCGTCGGGCACGTCGGCTAATGTTGCTTACGACGACATGTATGGCAGCGTAGTTCCATTGCCATTCAGTTTCTGTTTTTACGATGCGCCTTACAACTTTATCGTGATCGGCTCCAACGGTATCGTGACTTTTGACACGACCGTCGCCAATAGTTACTGTCCGTGGCCGATCAATACCCCGGTTCCCAACGTGGACATGACCAACAAAAGCATCATGGCGCCGATCCAAGACCTCAATCCTTCATTTGGGGGGACGATCAAGTATGATCTTCAAGGTGTTGCACCTTACCGCCGCTTTATCATTTCCTATTTTGAGGTGCCCATGTTCAGCTGCTCCACAATGTTGTTTTCTGAGCAGATCATCCTTTATGAGACCTCCAATATCATTGAAACGCATATCATGAACAAGCCGCTTTGCTCCACTTGGAATGGAGGTGCAGCTGTGCAGGGCATTCAAATTGACTCTTTGATTGGATTTGTCGTGCCAGGGCGCAACCATCCTTCGCAATGGACCGCAATCAATGACGGCTTCCGCTTCCAGCCTGTTGGCAATTGCGCAGGTCCCGTGCCTTCTGACTCGGTTTCAGGAAAGGTTTTTGTGGACTACAACAACAACTGTCTTCAAGATCCCAACGAATTCCCGATTCAGAACAGGGCTGTCCTTGCCAACAACGGTCAATTTTACGGTTGGTCCAATGGCACAGGCCATTACGCCATCGGCATGGTTCCCGGCAACTACACGATTTCTGAATACGTCACCGGACCTTACTTCGCAAGCAATTGCGTCCCCGGTGGGGCCTACAACGTGACCGTTTCTGGCAATACCTACAACAATGCTGACTTTGCTGACTCAGTTGCCGTGATATGCAGTGACATCATGGTCGACGTCGGCACCGGACCTATGCGTCGCTGCGGTACATCCTACGCGGGCATCACGTACTGCAACAATGGCAATTATCCCGATTCGAATGTCGTGATCAACCTTTTCCTCAACGATTCGCTCACAATCGACACGACTTCGATGCCCTACACTACGACCGGCATCAACGCCTATCAATTTGCCATCGGTACCTTGATGCCAGGCCAATGTGGCAACATACAGCTGGTGCTCAACGTCGGATGCGACAGCGCAGGCACCGAATATTGCCTCTCCGCCCAAATCGTAGGCACCTATGCGACCGACTGCGATCCAATGAACAATTCTGGTTCTGAATGCCAGGTACTCGTCGCTGCTTGTGATCCCAACGAAAAGCGGGTCGCCGCTCAAAATGGCCATGGCTACGTTTTCCAAGACGACATCGATGCCAACGACGAACTCACTTATCAAATCAGTTTCCAGAATTTGGGAACTTCCTATGCTGAGGATGTTGTGATTCGCGACACGCTTGACGATACGCGTTTGCGTTTGGAGACCTTCCAGGCAGGAGCCGGCAGTGCACCTTATAATTATGTGCTGATCGGCAACGTAGTCATTTTCAGGTTTGAAAATATCATGTTGCCTGCGGCCTCGGTCAACGAACCCGGCAGCCATGGCTTCGTCAAGTTCTCGATCCAGCAGGAGCAAGGGCATTTGCCTGGAACGGTCATCCAAAATGATGCCGCCATTTACTTCGATTTCGAAGCGCCGGTATTCACCAATCAGACCGTCAATACCATCCCGCTGAACTCTGCTGTGACCATCGGAATGCAAGATGTGGCCCAGATTTATCCCAATCCAGGTAAAGATCAACTGATCGTGCAGCGGATGATCGACCAAGAAATGGAATTCGTTTTGTATGACCTCGCAGGCAAGGAAGTGCGTCGCGCGACGTTGAACAGCATGCGTACTTCGGTCAACACCGCCGATCTGAATGCAGGAGTCTATCTTTACCGCCTCCAATCCAATGGGCAGCTGTTGGAAGCCGGCAAATGGATGAAACAATAA
- a CDS encoding ORF6N domain-containing protein, with translation MDVSVIKNNIFEVRGQRVMLDYHLAALYQVETRALKQAVRRNMERFPEDFMFQLTPEEFKILQLDLDDMDPEEPKTGRHSKYLPFVFSELGVGMLSSVLRSATAIEINISIMRAFVLMRQLALGLSELHDRVERIEQEMGMKFQDVFQILQHLLGGNGGRTIVEGFKPKKGLTKQHPVPIP, from the coding sequence ATGGATGTCTCCGTTATCAAGAACAACATATTCGAAGTCCGCGGGCAACGTGTGATGCTCGATTACCACCTCGCAGCACTTTACCAAGTGGAAACACGGGCGCTGAAACAGGCAGTCCGACGGAACATGGAGCGATTTCCCGAAGATTTTATGTTTCAATTGACTCCCGAGGAATTCAAGATTCTTCAACTCGACCTTGACGATATGGATCCCGAAGAACCCAAAACCGGGCGACACTCAAAATACCTGCCGTTTGTATTCTCGGAACTCGGCGTCGGCATGCTTTCCAGCGTTTTGCGATCGGCGACAGCCATCGAAATCAACATCAGCATCATGCGGGCATTTGTTCTGATGCGCCAACTTGCCCTAGGCTTGTCAGAACTCCATGATCGTGTGGAACGCATTGAGCAGGAGATGGGAATGAAGTTCCAGGACGTATTTCAGATTTTGCAGCACCTCTTGGGTGGCAATGGCGGACGCACGATCGTCGAAGGTTTCAAGCCCAAAAAAGGTTTGACGAAGCAACATCCAGTGCCTATTCCCTGA
- a CDS encoding T9SS type A sorting domain-containing protein encodes MRKNTYSVFTLFLFLLTFSAINHGLKAQCAGNTTSGGTCTRSATYYGEVVPNAGCGNFVAVVNYSPGTHFRIPVLLGGCYTVSTCGAPINTQVLAFQGNNTSGPFAYNDDNGPVCAGTAASITMVPNFTDYARVDVREFNCSAGGTSSITVNVRQNNNLVITSSGAAMCAGQSRSLTATPATVGGVPQPNSGNVGSFSGTGVSNSIFTAPQPSASMQTYNVTYNFGYCSTTQGIDVYRAPSIANAGSNFNVCSATATMNASSPTYGTGTWTILSGPGAVTSVNQFNTTVTGLVVGSTTTLRWVVANGPCGFTADTVSIFRQQVPTTASASVDQDICAQSTSVTGNAPVVGTGLWYLLGGSGTIVTPAGPNTSLTAIGPGVNTFVWSITNGVCPPSNDTVVITRDALPTPAFAGPDIVMCDSTTTLNANIATTGTGQWSILSGSGNIAAPSNPNTTLSNVPIGTTLLAWTISNGVCPPSIDTVIVFRNNRPNSPTVVGNVNVCEGSQTLLTASSGATIPNFKWWDAPVGGTLLASTAAYSTPPITANVTYYVEVTDASTACTSNRVPVAITMIAAPTLSLGPDRFVCDNDTSCFNAPSGLNSYIWSTGATSSSACTPDSGLMWLQVTDINNCISRDTVAVFFVTTLPISLGNDTSYCQGGTVTLGGFPGNNTYLWSTGATTPSISVGTPGTYTVTCTAQNGCDGADTIVVTQFAAVQSAFTIDTSFCPQIVFVDNSVGADTWSWTFGDGGTSAAMSPIHIYSGNGTYTVTLTSSGFCGQDVSTQSVSVNCLVGLNLPSSLSISVYPNPNDGSFKVKFEGLESDVEMQIFNAAGQRVFDSKVTGRGDVEEAVRIKRPAAGTYFLKINIGDATVSKKIIVR; translated from the coding sequence ATGCGAAAGAACACTTACTCTGTATTCACATTATTCTTGTTTTTGCTGACATTTTCGGCCATCAACCATGGTTTGAAGGCGCAATGCGCTGGCAACACCACATCGGGCGGAACATGTACAAGGAGCGCCACCTACTACGGTGAGGTTGTTCCCAATGCAGGCTGCGGCAACTTCGTGGCCGTGGTGAACTACAGCCCTGGCACACACTTCCGCATTCCGGTTCTTCTTGGCGGTTGCTACACGGTCTCAACCTGCGGCGCGCCGATCAACACACAAGTTCTTGCTTTTCAGGGCAATAATACATCAGGGCCATTTGCCTACAATGATGACAATGGCCCTGTCTGCGCCGGCACTGCTGCCTCTATCACGATGGTTCCCAACTTCACGGATTATGCCCGTGTGGACGTGCGCGAGTTTAACTGCTCCGCCGGCGGCACCTCCTCGATCACCGTCAACGTGCGCCAAAACAATAACTTGGTAATCACCTCTTCCGGTGCTGCGATGTGTGCTGGTCAGTCGCGGTCTTTGACTGCAACGCCTGCAACCGTGGGTGGCGTACCACAACCCAACTCCGGCAACGTCGGCTCCTTTTCCGGCACGGGGGTCAGCAACTCGATCTTCACTGCTCCGCAACCTTCGGCGAGCATGCAGACTTACAATGTCACCTACAACTTTGGCTACTGCTCGACCACGCAAGGCATTGATGTCTACCGTGCACCGTCCATTGCCAATGCCGGCAGCAACTTCAACGTTTGCAGCGCCACGGCAACGATGAATGCAAGTTCACCAACTTATGGTACGGGTACTTGGACAATTTTGTCGGGCCCAGGCGCAGTCACCTCTGTCAATCAATTCAATACCACCGTTACCGGTCTGGTTGTTGGTTCGACGACGACGCTGCGTTGGGTGGTTGCGAATGGTCCTTGCGGATTCACCGCTGATACGGTTTCGATTTTCCGCCAACAAGTGCCAACGACTGCCTCGGCTAGCGTAGATCAAGACATCTGCGCACAATCCACGTCGGTCACGGGCAATGCACCGGTAGTCGGCACGGGACTTTGGTACCTTTTGGGTGGATCAGGCACCATTGTGACGCCCGCCGGCCCCAATACGAGTCTTACTGCAATCGGACCTGGTGTCAATACCTTTGTTTGGTCGATCACCAACGGCGTTTGCCCACCGAGCAATGATACAGTGGTGATCACCCGCGATGCATTGCCGACGCCGGCATTCGCGGGTCCCGACATCGTGATGTGCGATTCGACGACGACATTGAACGCCAACATTGCAACCACTGGAACCGGACAATGGTCAATCCTTTCCGGATCCGGCAATATTGCTGCGCCCAGCAACCCGAATACGACGTTGAGTAACGTACCCATCGGTACCACTTTGCTTGCTTGGACGATTTCAAATGGCGTCTGCCCGCCATCGATTGATACGGTCATCGTCTTCCGCAACAACCGTCCCAATTCACCCACGGTCGTCGGCAACGTCAACGTATGCGAAGGTTCGCAAACCTTGCTCACAGCAAGCAGCGGCGCGACAATACCGAACTTCAAATGGTGGGATGCGCCCGTAGGAGGCACATTGCTGGCTTCTACAGCTGCTTACAGTACACCGCCCATCACGGCCAATGTGACGTATTATGTCGAAGTAACCGATGCAAGTACAGCTTGCACCAGCAACCGTGTTCCGGTCGCCATCACCATGATTGCTGCCCCAACATTGAGCCTTGGTCCGGACCGCTTCGTTTGCGACAACGATACCTCCTGCTTCAACGCTCCCTCGGGTCTCAATTCCTATATCTGGAGCACCGGGGCCACTTCAAGCTCTGCTTGTACGCCTGATTCCGGACTGATGTGGTTGCAGGTGACTGACATCAACAACTGTATCAGCCGTGACACGGTGGCTGTATTTTTTGTCACGACCCTGCCGATCTCGCTGGGCAACGACACGAGCTATTGCCAAGGTGGTACAGTGACTTTGGGCGGATTCCCCGGCAACAACACCTATTTGTGGAGCACAGGCGCCACCACCCCAAGCATCTCTGTCGGCACGCCAGGCACGTACACGGTGACTTGTACTGCACAAAATGGCTGCGATGGCGCCGATACGATTGTCGTCACACAATTCGCGGCAGTTCAAAGCGCATTCACCATCGACACTTCATTCTGTCCACAAATTGTCTTTGTCGACAATTCAGTTGGCGCAGACACTTGGTCATGGACCTTTGGCGATGGCGGAACCTCTGCTGCAATGAGCCCAATCCACATTTACAGCGGAAACGGAACCTATACAGTTACACTGACTTCGTCAGGTTTCTGCGGTCAGGATGTCTCGACGCAATCGGTTTCTGTCAACTGCCTTGTCGGACTCAATTTGCCCAGCAGCCTGTCAATTTCGGTTTATCCGAATCCGAATGATGGTAGCTTCAAAGTGAAATTCGAAGGCTTGGAAAGCGATGTGGAAATGCAGATTTTCAACGCAGCAGGGCAGCGCGTGTTTGACAGCAAAGTCACCGGACGCGGCGATGTCGAAGAAGCTGTGCGGATCAAACGTCCCGCAGCAGGCACCTACTTCTTGAAAATCAATATCGGCGACGCAACGGTTTCCAAGAAGATCATTGTGCGCTAA
- a CDS encoding glycoside hydrolase family 97 protein codes for MILLGLAACKSSQSNDVPLLSSPNGQITVGFALSGMGKPQYWVKFRDTLVVDTSSLGLSLSGLPSLENGFELEKVQADAFDETWVLPWGERGHLRNQFNRQTIFLREKAAPKRQLHLIFRAYDDGIAFRYHIPQQDSLSEFKLADEATEFDIVGDPTCWWIPGDWDSYERLFNTTKVSEINALAKQRHPNLVCSTIPYNAVATPLTLRLPSGVHMSIHEAALVDYPEMTLRLDPKNPGFATELVGRKDSLKADLKAPFSTPWRSIQIAERAGGLLESGLILNLNEPNKVGDMSWFKPTKYMGIWWEMHLGKASWDISSGKHGATTANAKRYIDFASANGIPALLIEGWNTGWERWMGFPDREGIFDFVTPYPDYNLEEVVAYGRSKGVELIMHHETSAAPRTYEQQLDTAYALMQRLGIHAAKTGYVGPILPEGEHHGGQWMVRHYQKTVEAAAKHQIALDIHEPIKDTGLRRTWPNLVSREGLRGQEFNAWSSDGCNPPEHLTIVPFTCGLAGPLDYTPGIFNLSLKPFKPDNQVKTTLAHQLALYVVIYSPVQMAADLPEHYENQPGFQFIKEVGVNWEQTKVLQAEIGDYVAIAREERGTGAWFVGAITDENQRDMELSLDFLKPEVRYQVTIYRDGAGANWNQNPTALQIDSAFLTSKDELKLHLGAGGGAAISIFPVRK; via the coding sequence ATGATCCTATTGGGATTGGCGGCCTGCAAATCTTCACAATCCAACGATGTGCCGCTTTTGAGCTCGCCCAACGGCCAAATCACGGTCGGATTCGCGCTTTCCGGGATGGGAAAACCGCAATACTGGGTCAAATTCCGGGACACCTTGGTGGTTGACACCTCCTCTTTGGGCTTGTCGCTGAGTGGATTGCCCTCCTTGGAGAATGGTTTTGAACTGGAAAAAGTGCAGGCGGATGCGTTTGACGAAACCTGGGTATTGCCATGGGGCGAACGTGGGCATTTACGAAATCAATTCAACCGGCAGACGATTTTTCTACGGGAAAAAGCTGCTCCCAAACGGCAGTTGCACCTGATATTCAGGGCCTACGACGATGGAATTGCCTTTCGCTACCATATTCCGCAGCAAGACAGCCTCTCCGAATTCAAATTGGCCGACGAAGCCACGGAGTTTGACATCGTGGGTGATCCGACCTGCTGGTGGATTCCCGGCGACTGGGACAGCTACGAGCGCCTGTTCAACACCACCAAAGTCTCCGAAATCAATGCCCTCGCCAAGCAGCGGCATCCCAATTTGGTTTGTTCGACGATTCCCTACAATGCCGTTGCGACCCCGCTGACACTGCGCCTGCCTTCGGGCGTGCACATGAGCATCCACGAAGCCGCCTTGGTCGATTATCCCGAAATGACCCTGCGACTGGACCCCAAAAACCCGGGTTTCGCCACCGAATTGGTCGGCCGCAAAGACAGCCTCAAAGCCGATCTCAAAGCCCCTTTCAGCACGCCGTGGCGGTCCATTCAAATCGCGGAACGTGCAGGTGGCCTGCTGGAATCGGGGCTGATTCTCAATCTGAACGAGCCCAACAAGGTCGGAGACATGAGCTGGTTCAAACCCACGAAATACATGGGTATCTGGTGGGAAATGCACCTCGGGAAGGCAAGTTGGGACATCTCAAGTGGCAAACATGGCGCCACGACCGCCAATGCCAAGCGTTACATCGACTTTGCAAGTGCAAACGGCATTCCGGCGTTGCTCATCGAAGGTTGGAATACCGGTTGGGAGCGCTGGATGGGTTTCCCCGACCGAGAAGGAATCTTTGACTTTGTGACACCTTATCCCGATTACAATCTGGAGGAAGTGGTGGCGTATGGCAGGTCAAAAGGCGTCGAATTGATCATGCACCATGAAACTTCGGCTGCGCCGCGCACTTATGAGCAACAATTGGATACTGCCTACGCCTTGATGCAACGCTTGGGCATTCATGCTGCCAAGACCGGCTATGTCGGGCCGATTCTTCCGGAAGGCGAACACCACGGTGGACAATGGATGGTGCGGCACTACCAGAAAACCGTCGAGGCAGCGGCCAAACATCAAATTGCATTAGACATCCATGAACCGATCAAGGATACGGGTTTGCGCCGTACCTGGCCCAATCTCGTTTCGCGTGAAGGCCTTCGCGGGCAGGAGTTCAATGCGTGGAGCAGCGATGGCTGCAATCCGCCGGAGCATTTGACGATTGTTCCCTTCACTTGTGGATTGGCCGGTCCGCTCGACTATACGCCAGGCATTTTCAATTTGAGTCTCAAGCCCTTCAAGCCTGACAATCAAGTGAAGACAACCTTGGCGCATCAGCTGGCACTCTACGTGGTGATCTACAGCCCTGTCCAAATGGCCGCCGATCTTCCCGAGCATTATGAAAATCAACCCGGATTTCAGTTTATCAAGGAAGTCGGCGTCAATTGGGAGCAAACAAAGGTTCTGCAGGCTGAAATCGGCGATTATGTCGCCATTGCCCGTGAAGAACGCGGTACGGGCGCATGGTTTGTTGGCGCGATCACGGATGAAAATCAGCGCGATATGGAACTTTCCCTTGATTTCTTGAAGCCGGAGGTGCGTTATCAAGTGACCATTTACCGAGACGGTGCAGGGGCAAACTGGAACCAAAATCCAACGGCATTGCAAATCGATTCTGCCTTCCTGACTTCCAAGGATGAACTGAAATTGCATTTGGGCGCAGGCGGTGGCGCTGCAATTTCGATCTTCCCCGTGCGAAAATAG
- a CDS encoding DUF2892 domain-containing protein: MKKNMGNIDRGVRILIALVVTVLFVTNVISGVLAYVLLGLSGVFVLTSLLGFCPLYTIFGFSTCPVKKA; this comes from the coding sequence ATGAAAAAAAACATGGGAAACATTGACCGCGGCGTGAGGATACTCATTGCGTTGGTCGTCACGGTGTTGTTCGTTACCAACGTCATTTCCGGCGTTTTGGCTTATGTATTGCTGGGCCTGAGCGGCGTTTTCGTGCTCACGAGCCTGCTGGGATTCTGCCCGCTGTACACCATTTTCGGATTTTCGACTTGCCCGGTCAAAAAGGCTTGA
- a CDS encoding SH3 domain-containing protein — protein sequence MQKAIFSLLVCFSFALSLHAQKPKGTYYVGANAGLNLRAVATTTGDKLATGLYGDAVEIITPAKDQSMVVDGITGGMAQVNHNGKTGYMFDGYLLAFPAPNKSVEVEKYVGDLWTAEADVLHEVLRRDWGGYAQYTQTIFFKEIRWADAFVIAKNLFGIPAPLQYHGDKGKGVVTTKNPNAISEAWTDELQTTYTASGTIEKIVYSYRAEGGGHVISIEPTTETGFTLKISELQIAD from the coding sequence ATGCAAAAAGCAATTTTTTCCCTGTTGGTTTGTTTTTCCTTTGCCCTGAGCCTGCATGCGCAAAAGCCGAAGGGGACCTATTACGTCGGTGCCAATGCCGGGCTGAACTTGCGAGCTGTCGCCACGACGACAGGCGATAAATTGGCGACAGGACTTTATGGCGACGCGGTCGAAATCATCACGCCTGCCAAAGATCAAAGCATGGTCGTCGATGGCATCACGGGCGGAATGGCCCAAGTCAACCACAACGGCAAAACCGGATACATGTTTGACGGGTATTTGTTGGCTTTTCCCGCGCCCAACAAAAGTGTCGAGGTCGAGAAGTATGTTGGTGATCTTTGGACGGCAGAGGCGGATGTATTGCACGAAGTCCTGCGCCGCGATTGGGGTGGCTATGCTCAATACACGCAGACCATATTCTTTAAAGAGATTCGCTGGGCGGATGCCTTTGTCATTGCGAAGAATCTTTTCGGGATTCCCGCGCCGCTCCAATACCATGGCGACAAAGGCAAAGGCGTTGTGACCACCAAAAATCCGAATGCAATTTCGGAGGCTTGGACCGACGAATTGCAAACCACCTACACCGCGAGCGGCACCATCGAGAAGATCGTGTATTCCTACCGCGCAGAAGGCGGAGGCCACGTCATCAGCATCGAGCCGACAACGGAAACGGGCTTCACGCTCAAAATTAGCGAATTGCAGATCGCAGACTGA